From the genome of Roseofilum capinflatum BLCC-M114:
TTATAAATCATTGCCCCTCATCCCCCTACCCCCTTCTCCCACAGGCGCTGTCCTGCTTGCCCTGAGCGAAGTCGAAGGGAGCGAAGTCGAAGGGAGAAGGGGAAAAGTCCCTCTCCCGTGGGAGAGGGATTTTCCTTTCCCTTTGGGACATGAACGGACATGAAAGGGAGAGGGCTTTTTCTATTTCACAACTCAAATGGACTTGCTATAGCATATATTTTCGTATAATTAAGAGTAATTTTTAATTTTTAACTTCTAATTTTTTCCGCTTCGCGGACATGAAAGTGAATTATGGTGCGTTTTAAGCTGTGGCAGTGGATCGTTTTGATTACCCCGATCGCCGCGATCGTCATTTTACTGCTCGTTGCTGCCGGATGGCAGATCCATACCTGGGGTATTAGCTGGATCTGGGCGATCTTTATCCTGGTGTTCCTGGGGTGGCGCTGGTTGTTGGTGCTGTGGACGCGCCCCATGGTGGAGCAGCTTGAAGCGGCCGTGGAAGCGGTGAGCGCGGATATGGAGGCAGTGACGGCAGAAACTCAATCGGCCATTGGTAATGCGGAAATTGGGGCAAAAATTGAGACCCAGTTGGAGAAGATTTTGAAGGAGTCGAAAGGCGATCGCCCCATTTGGGAAGATCAGCCTGCCTTTTTTCAACGCTGTCAAGCCGTGGTAGTCTGTGTGGCTGAGGCTTATGGACAGGATGCCCAATATCCCCTCCTGAATATCTATATCCCCCAAGCCTACGGGTTAATTCAAGGAACCGTGGAGGATGTGGGACGCGCCATTACCCAACTTTCTCCGGTTCTCAATCAGGTGACTGTTGGCCAAGCCTATCAAGCCTATGAACTCTATCGCAAGTTGGAACCCTCGGCGCGTAAAGTATTACAGGCTTGGGGTTGGGCCCAATGGTTGCTGAATCCGGCCGCAGCAGCCGCCAAGCGAGCTACGCGCAAGTGGGGAAATCAGGCGACTCAGGAATTATTGGTAAACTTGGGTCAAATGTTACGGGAGTCAGCTCTGCGGAATCTCTGTCGGCAGGCGATCGCCCTCTACGGCAATGTAGCGCCCCCAGATTTGAACGTTTCCGCCTCCGAGCTAACCCTACCCAAAGCCAAAACCGAAACCCTCCGCGCCATTATTGCCAAAGCCTCTCCAGAGGAGGCGGTCGAGCAACACCCCCTAAATCTGCTCTTAGTGGGACGGACAGGGGCGGGTAAAAGTAGCCTGATTAACACCTTATTTCAAGCAGAACGGGCGGAAGTGGATGTTTTGCCCAGCACGGACAAAATTCAGAATTATCAATGGCAGGGAGCCAATGGCGAGGGGTTGAATCTGTGGGATACTCCCGGTTATGAGCAGGTGAACCGGGCAGATTTGGCCGAGCAGGTGTTGGAGTTTGGCGCTAAAGCGGATTTAGTCTTATTGGTGACTCCTGCCCTCGATCCGGCTTTGCAGATGGATGTGACGTTCTTGAAGCAACTCCGAGAACAGAATGAAACCCTACCCCTAATTACCTTGGTGACTCAAGTTGACCGCTTGCGCCCCATCCGGGAATGGTCGCCCCCCTATGACTGGCAAGCAGGGGAGCAGCCGAAGGAGTTGGCGATTCGGGAGGCAACGGAGTATCGTCAGCAACAGTTAGGCGAGTGGTGCGATCGCGTCCTTCCAGTGGTCACCGCAGATACGCAGATGGGTCGCCAGAGTTGGAATACGGACAAGCTCTCGGCAATGCTCATGGAGGCGATCGGGCCGGTGAAAGAGGAGAGACTAGCGCGATTTTTACGCGATCGCGATGCCCGTACCCTAGCCGCCGCCAAAATTATCGATCGCTACACCTTCCAAATGGCCACCACCCAAGGACTAACCGCCCTCCTGAAAAGCCCCGTCCTCCGATTTGTATCAACGATTGCCACCGGTTCGCCTACCCTCGCCTATCTCCTCGCCGAACAAATCCCCATCGAACAGCTCCCGGTCGTGATTGGCAAGTTACAGATGGCCTATGATTTATTTTTGCTGTTGAGTAATGATCCAGAATTAGAAGTCAAATTTGAACTCTTGACCCTCTGGCCCCAACTGTTGGAAAATCCCGCAACCCCCGATAAAAACGCCTGGGCTTTCGGTCACGCCCTGGTAGAATACTGGGTGCAAGGTTTGAATGTGGAAGAGTTGGGCGATCGAGTTAAATTTTATCTAGAGATGCGAAAGTAGGACAACATAGAGCGCCCAAAGCACGATACAGCAGTTTTCGCTGCTATGAGGTACATTTTGATCCCCCTTTCATGTCCGCTTGCGGAAAATCCCTCTCCCACGGGAGAGGGACTTATTGGGTCTTAGAAACCGGGTTTCTTTTCCCTCAGCAATTGGTGCCCTGCGCTGTCGCTAACGCACCCTACTGTTGTGACTGTATTAAAATAGGGGATTAGGGTAGGGTGGGTTAGGCGGCTAAAACCCAGACTGTGATAGCAATCTATCAATCCGCCGTAACCCACCATTTTAGGGTTTTCACGGCACTACTGTCTAATTTGATGCATTATGAGGAGTGCATGAGAGGAGTGCAAGCATCTTGCTCGCTTTTGTTTTCCCTAGCGAGCGAGACGCTCGCACTCCAGACACGCTACGCTAAAGCACTCCAGAAAACCTATTGCCCTATTGTAGCTGAAACAGTCCACTACTGCCTCCACCAGTATGTTGGTATCACATAAAATCATCTAATCCTCTCTGTTCCAGGCTTGTATACGCAAGGATTCAGAGGTTATCTCTTTATTTTCCCACAGGCCAGCCAGCTCAAAAAAGGCTTGCTCTTTGTCCAAGCTAGGATCGGGGCTGGTGTTTTCAGGCAGTTGGTGCGATCGCCCTTCCAAGCGTTCAATGAATTCAATCACTTGATGCTGTTGTTCGGGGGGAAATGCTCGGATTTTGGCGATCGCCATTTCTAGGGTAAGCATAATTCAGAGCCTGTGCATTGATCTGGTGTTACTGGGGATAAACCATGTTTTCGGCTACGACAATGCGATCGAATTCTTCGGCAGAAATATACCCCAATTCCAAACAAGCTTGCTTGAGGGTTAAGTCTTTTTCTAGGGCATAATGGGCGACTTTAGCGGCATTATCATAGCCGATCGCCGGACTCAGGGCGGTCACCAACATTAAGGACTCGTTCAGATAAGTATTAATTTGTTTCTGATTGGCTTGCAGTCCGTCCAACAGAAAATCGGTAAAATTATTGCAGGTATCGCCCAATAAAGTAATCGATTCTAAGAGATTAAAAATCATCATGGGCTTAAAAACATTCAGCTCAAAATGCCCTTGGGAACCCGCGATACTAATGGCCGTATCATAGCCAATTACCTGAGCCGCTACCATTGTCATCGCCTCGCATTGGGTGGGATTGACTTTACCGGGCATAATGGAAGAACCCGGCTCATTTTCCGGTAAAATCAACTCTCCTAAACCACAGCGCGGCCCACTGCCTAAAAAGCGAATATCATTGGCAATTTTCATCAAGGAACAGGCCAGAGTTTTCAATGCTCCACTGGTCATAATCATGGCATCATGTGCAGCAATGACGGCGAATTTATTCGGGGCAGAAATAAAGGGATAGCCGGTTAAATGCTGGATTTTTCGGGCTACCTGTTGGGCAAAGCCTTTAGGTGCATTTAAGCCCGTGCCGACGGCGGTTCCTCCAAGTGCTAATTCATACAGATCGGGTAAGGTTTGTTCGATGCGCTTTAAGTCTGCGGTCAATTGGGCTACATAGCCAGAAAATTCTTGACCGAGGGTGAGGGGAACGGCATCTTGGAGATGGGTGCGGCCAATTTTGACAATGTGGGCAAACTCTTCGGATTTCTGTTGTAGAGCATCCCGCATTTTGGTTACTTTGGGGAGCAGATGCTGATGGATCGCCAAAACTGCGGCAATATGCATGGCGGTGGGAAAGGTATCATTGGAAGACTGGGACATATTGACATGATCGTTGGGATGAATGGGGGTTTTGCTGCCCAGTTCTCCCCCCGAAAAGGCGATCGCCCGATTTGCAATCACTTCATTGACGTTCATGTTGCACTGCGTCCCACTTCCAGTCATCCACACGCGCAGGGGAAAATGATCGTTGAGTTTACCGGCAATAATTTCATCGGCAGCTTGGATGATTAATTCTGCCTTATCCTTCGGAAGTTGACCCAACTCCTGATTGGTAATTGCCGCCGCTTTTTTCAAGATGGCAAAGGCAACAATCACTTCTTGAGGGATAAAATTGTGACCAATCGAGAAATATTTCAGCGATCGCTGGGTTTGCGCTCCCCAATAGCGATCGCTGCGTACCTCAATTTCCCCCATACTATCTTTCTCAATCCGAGTCTGAGCTGCATCTTGCGTCATATCCTGATTTCTCCATCTCCTGATTCCTTAGATTGTAGAGTGAGTTGGGAAGGCCGGGAAGAGGGGCAGGATGGGGGGCTAAGTCTGTATCTCATCTAATTAGAAAATAATTAGAAAATAATTAGAAAACGGCTATATCCTCCCATGACAGCTCAGAACAATGGGGTCGTCGTTTATAGTGTATACAGTAGCGCTCTGCTGGGTTATCCATCGATCGCTATTGATGTCATACTTGGAATCATCATGAGTGAAACCAAAATCCACCTGGAAAACTTAATCAAAATCTACGGTAAACATACCTCGACAGCCCTGCAACGGTTTCGAGAGGGGGCAACCCGTGAGATGATCCTGAAGGAAACCGGTAATGTGCTGGGGATCGCAGATGTTTCTCTGAAAATTAATAGTGGGGAATTGTTTGTAATCATGGGATTATCGGGATCGGGGAAATCAACCCTGGTTCGTTGTATTAATCGCTTGATTGAACCCACCAGCGGCAATATCTATATTGATGGCGAGGAAGTAGTACATACGAGTCAAAAGCGAATTCGGGAAGTTCGTCGCACTAAAATTGCCATGGTGTTTCAGAAGTTTGGCTTGTTTCCCCATAAGACAGTCGTCGAAAATGTGGCCTATGGCTTGAAAGTGCAAGGCATGGATCTTAAGCAACGGCGCGAGAAGGCCATCGACATTCTAGAGCGGGTGGGATTAGCCGACTGGCGAAATTATTTACCCTCGTCCCTGAGTGGAGGGATGCAACAACGGGTGGGGTTAGCGCGAGCGTTAGCGACAGATGCGGAAATTTTGTTAATGGATGAAGCCTTTAGCGCCCTCGATCCCTTGATTCGCCGGGAAATGCAAGATGAATTAATGCGGTTGCAGGCCGAATTGCAGAAAACGATTGTATTTATTAGTCATGATATCCAAGAAGCGCTGAAAATTGGCGATCGCGTGGCAATCATGAAAGATGGTGCAGTCGTACAAGTCGGGACTCCCGAAGACCTAGTTTTAAGTCCCATTGATGAGTATGTCAGGGCCTTTACCCAAGAAGTCAATCGCGCTCAAGTTCTGAAAATCGGCACAGTAGCACGCAAAAGTAACCCCTTAAATGGAGATCAATATACGATTCAGCTTGTCCTCGAACAGATGAAACAACAAGGAGTCAATCAACTCTATGTGGTGAATGAAGATAAAGTTCCCGTCGGGTTACTTCAGAAACACCGTCTAGAATATGCCCTCAACAATGGCAATCAAAATTTAGCCGATCTGATGGTCAATGACTTTCCTAGAATCGAAGATTTTCATTGCTTAGAAGCACTCTTTTCCCTCTCAGAGGCAGGCGTGCCGATCGCCGTCACCAATGCGGATGGCCAATTCCAGGGTATCATTACCCCCAAAGAAGTGTTAATGAGTATGAGTGGCCTTAAAGCATAAACGATCTTTAAGTTATGTTGTTTCGTTGAATACATTCATGATTGACTTTTTATCCCCATCTTTAATCAGTGAAACGCCAGTTTTCCTTGACCCCTTCCAACTGTATACCTTACCCCTAGGAGATTGGGTCAGCAGCTTGGTTAATTTCTTGGTCGATCAATTTCGCCCAATTTTCCAACTGATTAGAATTCCCTTCTCTGTTGTCCTCACAACCATTGAAGCCAGCTTATTAGCCATTCCTCCCACCTTATTCTTAATTCTATTGGGGCTGCTCGTCTGGCAATGGTGTGGTTCTGGGATTGCCATCTATAGCCTAGCCGCTATGACAGGCATTGGTTTACTGGGAACCTGGGAACCCGCCATGACCACCTTATCCCTGGTCATTTGTGCGGTCACGTTCTGTATCATTATTGGTTTACCGATTGGCATTTTAGCCGCTAGAAGCGATCGCTTTGACTCCATATTGCGGCCCCTTCTCGATGCCATGCAGACCCTACCCTCCTTTGTTTATTTGGTTCCGGTGGTCATGCTCTTTGGGATTGGGGAAGTTCCCGGAGTGATTGTTACCTTGATTTTTGCGGTTCCTCCCCTGATTCGACTCACCAATCTGGGAATCCGTCAAGTCTCTAAAGAAGTAGTGGAAGCGGCGATCGCCTTTGGTTCCACCCCCAACCAAGTCCTCTGGGAAGCCCAAGTTCCCTTAGCCTTACCCACCATCCTCGCTGGTGTCAATCAATCCATTCTCTTAGCTCTATCCATGGTCGTTGTGGCCTCCATGATTTCTGTTGAAGGTCTCGGTCAAATGGTATTGCGAGGCATCGGCCGGTTAGATGTAGGATTAGCCACCGTTGGCGGAGTCAGCATTGTTTTAGTCGCTATCTTATTAGACCGAATCACCCAAGCTTTAGGAAAACCGAAAAAACTCTCCTGGAAAAAGCGCGGGCCCATTGGATTTGTGCTTTCTTTTCCCCAAAAACAAGCCCTCACTAGCGTGATTGTGCTAATCTCTGGCTTATTTTTGTTAGGATAGACCCACTGAAACCTATCTGAAATTGTCCCCGGATTGTCGATTTACAATCCCTTTAGGAAAGTCTCGAAGGTTATCTCTAACTTAACCAAGGACGGGTGACTTCTTCTAAATCATCCACATCTTCTGGTTTTAAGCTCCATCCTAAAGCGCCTGCATTATCTTGAGCTTGCTTGGCATTTTTAGCCCCCGGAATTGGAATTACTCCTTGGCAAATCAGCCAATTGAGTGCCACTTGAGATGGAGTTTTCTTGTATTGATCGGCAATTCGTTTTAAGCGGGAAATCACGGGGGCAATTTTCCGTAATCCTTCCCGGCCAAATTCTGGGCTAAGTTTTCTGGCTCCTGTTGGAGCATTCACTGATGTATATTTACCCGTTAATAATCCTTGAGCCAGGGGACTATAGGCTAAAATTGTAATGCCTAACTCGCGAGCTGTTTCTAGAATGCCATTGATTTCAATTTTTCGACTCAGTAAGGAATACTTGACCTGATTCACGGCTAGAGGAATCCCTTTTTTGGCTAAAATTCCGTGAGCTTCCCGCATTTGCTGGGCGGAATAGTTGCTCACGCCTATGCTTTGAATTCTGCCTCGTGTCACTTCATCCGCTAACCGATTCAGCAAGGTTTCTTGACTCATCAGAAAACTAACCGGTTGATGGATTTGATAGAGTTCAATATAATCCACTTGTAGCCGATTCAAACTATTGGTAATCGCCTCGGATACTGTTTCTGGTTTAATCCTCCAAGGAACGGGAAAATACTTGGTGGCGATTTGCGGCGATCGCCCGGTTTCTTTCATTAACCGACCAATCAAAGATTCCGACTCTCCCAACCCATAGACTTCTGCCGTGTCGAAAAAACTGATTCCCCCCTCTAGGGTTGCCTCAAATGCCTTTCTAATTTCCGCTTCGCCATAGGTATTGCCATAGTCCCAAAACAGTTTATCACCCCAAGCCCATGTGCCGATTCCCAAGGGAGTGACCCGAATATCCGTTTGACCCAGTTGCACCGTTTCCATGGTTAAATTCTGATGACTCAATACTTGTTTATATTAGAATAATTCCAGAAAAGTCAAGCTAGACCTTTAGTTTACTCTAACTCATCTTCTCCATGTCTGCCCATTCTGCTGCTTACTCAGCCTTCCGGGGGGCGATCGCCGATTTTCTCCATAACCCCTTCTACTATGGGGAATCAGAGAGTGTGCGCTATTTTCCCGACGGCTTACTCATCCTAGAAAACGGACAAATTGAAGCGATCGGCGATTATCAAACCCTGCACGCTCAATATCCCCATCTCGAAATTACAGACTATTCCGGAAAACTGATTTTACCCGGTTTTATTGACCTCCATATTCACTATCCACAAACGGAAACGATCGCCTCCTATGGAGAGCAGTTATTAGAATGGCTAGAAAAATATATATTTCCCGTAGAAAAAAAGTTTCAAGACCCAGACTATGCCCAAACTATTGCTGATTTTTTTCTTGATGAACTGCTCCGCAATGGTACAACCACAGCCGTTGTGCTAACGACCATTTTTCCTCAATCGGTTGACGCTTTATTTACGGCTGCCCAAAAACGCCAGATGCGAATGATTGCCGGGCAAATGCTCATGAACCGCAATGCGCCCGACTTTTTGTTAAATTCTCCCCAAACTGCCTATGAGCAAACCCAAAGTTTAATCCAAAAATGGCATCATCAAGACCGATTACTCTATGCTATAACGCCTCGATT
Proteins encoded in this window:
- a CDS encoding GTPase family protein, whose translation is MVRFKLWQWIVLITPIAAIVILLLVAAGWQIHTWGISWIWAIFILVFLGWRWLLVLWTRPMVEQLEAAVEAVSADMEAVTAETQSAIGNAEIGAKIETQLEKILKESKGDRPIWEDQPAFFQRCQAVVVCVAEAYGQDAQYPLLNIYIPQAYGLIQGTVEDVGRAITQLSPVLNQVTVGQAYQAYELYRKLEPSARKVLQAWGWAQWLLNPAAAAAKRATRKWGNQATQELLVNLGQMLRESALRNLCRQAIALYGNVAPPDLNVSASELTLPKAKTETLRAIIAKASPEEAVEQHPLNLLLVGRTGAGKSSLINTLFQAERAEVDVLPSTDKIQNYQWQGANGEGLNLWDTPGYEQVNRADLAEQVLEFGAKADLVLLVTPALDPALQMDVTFLKQLREQNETLPLITLVTQVDRLRPIREWSPPYDWQAGEQPKELAIREATEYRQQQLGEWCDRVLPVVTADTQMGRQSWNTDKLSAMLMEAIGPVKEERLARFLRDRDARTLAAAKIIDRYTFQMATTQGLTALLKSPVLRFVSTIATGSPTLAYLLAEQIPIEQLPVVIGKLQMAYDLFLLLSNDPELEVKFELLTLWPQLLENPATPDKNAWAFGHALVEYWVQGLNVEELGDRVKFYLEMRK
- the fumC gene encoding class II fumarate hydratase; translated protein: MTQDAAQTRIEKDSMGEIEVRSDRYWGAQTQRSLKYFSIGHNFIPQEVIVAFAILKKAAAITNQELGQLPKDKAELIIQAADEIIAGKLNDHFPLRVWMTGSGTQCNMNVNEVIANRAIAFSGGELGSKTPIHPNDHVNMSQSSNDTFPTAMHIAAVLAIHQHLLPKVTKMRDALQQKSEEFAHIVKIGRTHLQDAVPLTLGQEFSGYVAQLTADLKRIEQTLPDLYELALGGTAVGTGLNAPKGFAQQVARKIQHLTGYPFISAPNKFAVIAAHDAMIMTSGALKTLACSLMKIANDIRFLGSGPRCGLGELILPENEPGSSIMPGKVNPTQCEAMTMVAAQVIGYDTAISIAGSQGHFELNVFKPMMIFNLLESITLLGDTCNNFTDFLLDGLQANQKQINTYLNESLMLVTALSPAIGYDNAAKVAHYALEKDLTLKQACLELGYISAEEFDRIVVAENMVYPQ
- a CDS encoding quaternary amine ABC transporter ATP-binding protein gives rise to the protein MSETKIHLENLIKIYGKHTSTALQRFREGATREMILKETGNVLGIADVSLKINSGELFVIMGLSGSGKSTLVRCINRLIEPTSGNIYIDGEEVVHTSQKRIREVRRTKIAMVFQKFGLFPHKTVVENVAYGLKVQGMDLKQRREKAIDILERVGLADWRNYLPSSLSGGMQQRVGLARALATDAEILLMDEAFSALDPLIRREMQDELMRLQAELQKTIVFISHDIQEALKIGDRVAIMKDGAVVQVGTPEDLVLSPIDEYVRAFTQEVNRAQVLKIGTVARKSNPLNGDQYTIQLVLEQMKQQGVNQLYVVNEDKVPVGLLQKHRLEYALNNGNQNLADLMVNDFPRIEDFHCLEALFSLSEAGVPIAVTNADGQFQGIITPKEVLMSMSGLKA
- a CDS encoding ABC transporter permease codes for the protein MIDFLSPSLISETPVFLDPFQLYTLPLGDWVSSLVNFLVDQFRPIFQLIRIPFSVVLTTIEASLLAIPPTLFLILLGLLVWQWCGSGIAIYSLAAMTGIGLLGTWEPAMTTLSLVICAVTFCIIIGLPIGILAARSDRFDSILRPLLDAMQTLPSFVYLVPVVMLFGIGEVPGVIVTLIFAVPPLIRLTNLGIRQVSKEVVEAAIAFGSTPNQVLWEAQVPLALPTILAGVNQSILLALSMVVVASMISVEGLGQMVLRGIGRLDVGLATVGGVSIVLVAILLDRITQALGKPKKLSWKKRGPIGFVLSFPQKQALTSVIVLISGLFLLG
- a CDS encoding aldo/keto reductase; translation: METVQLGQTDIRVTPLGIGTWAWGDKLFWDYGNTYGEAEIRKAFEATLEGGISFFDTAEVYGLGESESLIGRLMKETGRSPQIATKYFPVPWRIKPETVSEAITNSLNRLQVDYIELYQIHQPVSFLMSQETLLNRLADEVTRGRIQSIGVSNYSAQQMREAHGILAKKGIPLAVNQVKYSLLSRKIEINGILETARELGITILAYSPLAQGLLTGKYTSVNAPTGARKLSPEFGREGLRKIAPVISRLKRIADQYKKTPSQVALNWLICQGVIPIPGAKNAKQAQDNAGALGWSLKPEDVDDLEEVTRPWLS